A stretch of Arachis hypogaea cultivar Tifrunner chromosome 15, arahy.Tifrunner.gnm2.J5K5, whole genome shotgun sequence DNA encodes these proteins:
- the LOC112749958 gene encoding ABC transporter B family member 26, chloroplastic isoform X1, translating into MPLLLSASQPPLLPLIPHSNKTLITLSRKRFGFAPNTLTTPPSLRSRRILPKYSASSSSSINGVSLEDIPEHSRNEESTSPTRDEFLLLQTLRTWLRFLPSILPGGSWWNFDDDIEIELLAQPVSVWRALGKMWHLVARDRWIIFAAFTALIFAAVSEISIPHFLTASIFSAQSAEIAVFHQNVRLLVLLCVISGICSGIRGCCFGIANMILVKRMRETLYSSLILQDISFFDSETVGDLTSRLGADCQQVSRVIGNDLNLILRNVLQGTGSLIYLVILSWPLGLSTLMICIMLGAVMVHYGRYQKKAARLIQEVTASANDVAQETLSLIRTVRVYGTEEVEHGRYKWWLEKLADISLRQSAAYGFWNLSFNALYHSTQVIAVLFGGMSILAGHITAEKLTKFILYSEWLIYSTWWVGDNISNLMQSVGASEKVFHLMDLLPSSQFTERGVKLQGLMGQIEFLNVSFRYPSRPTVSVVQHVNFVVHPSEVVAIVGLSGSGKSTLVNLLLRLYEPTSGQILVDGIPIKDLDIMWWRGRIGYVGQEPKLFRMDISSNIRYGCTRDVTQEDVEWAAKEAYAHDFITALPNGYETVVDDDLLSGGQKQRIAIARAILRDPKILILDEATSALDAESEHNVKGVLRSVRSDSTSRRSVIVIAHRLSTIQAADRIVVMDGGQVIEIGSHRELLLKDGLYARLTRKQADAMA; encoded by the exons atgccTCTTCTACTCTCAGCTTCACAACCTCCCCTACTCCCTCTCATCCCACACAGTAATAAAACTCTCATCACACTTTCTAGAAAGCGCTTCGGTTTCGCTCCCAACACCTTAACAACCCCACCCTCTCTCCGTTCCAGGCGCATTCTCCCTAAATATtctgcttcttcctcttcctccatcaACGGTGTTTCCCTTGAGGACATTCCAGAACATTCCAGAAACGAAGAATCAACTTCTCCTACTCGGGATGAGTTCCTTCTCCTCCAAACGCTCCGAACCTGGCTCCGCTTCCTCCCTTCCATTCTCCCTGGTGGATCCTGGTGGAACTTCGACGACGACATCGAAATCGAGCTACTGGCTCAGCCGGTTTCTGTCTGGCGCGCACTCGGCAAGATGTGGCACCTCGTCGCGCGTGACCGCTGGATCATCTTCGCCGCCTTCACCGCTCTCATTTTCGCGGCG GTTTCTGAGATTTCAATACCGCATTTCTTGACGGCGTCGATTTTCTCGGCGCAGAGCGCGGAGATTGCGGTTTTTCACCAGAATGTGCGGCTTTTGGTTCTGTTGTGTGTGATCTCGGGAATATGCAG TGGGATAAGAGGTTGCTGTTTTGGCATTGCAAACATGATTTTG GTTAAGAGAATGAGAGAAACATTATACTCTTCCCTTATTCTTCAG GATATATCATTTTTTGACTCTGAAACAGTTGGTGATTTGACAAGTAGACTCGGGGCAGATTGTCAACAAGTGTCTAGGGTTATTGGAAATGATCTTAACTTGATATTGCGCAATGTTCTTCAG GGGACAGGTTCATTAATCTACTTGGTGATTTTGTCTTGGCCACTTGGTTTAAGTACGTTGATGATATGCATCATGTTAGGAGCAGTTATGGTACATTATGGAAG GTACCAGAAAAAGGCAGCAAGGTTGATCCAAGAAGTCACTGCTTCTGCAAATGAT GTAGCTCAAGAGACCTTGTCTCTCATTCGAACTGTCCGTGTTTATGGAACAGAAGAAGTAGAACATGGAAG GTACAAATGGTGGCTGGAGAAATTAGCTGACATAAGCCTGCGACAAAGTGCTGCATATGGGTTTTGGAATTTAAGCTTCAATGCTCTTTATCATTCAACTCAG GTTATCGCTGTGCTGTTTGGAGGGATGTCTATTCTTGCTGGACATATTACTGCTGAGAAACTTACTAAGTTTATACTATACAGTGAATGGCTAATTTATTCAACCTGGTGGGTGGGAGACAATATTTCCAATTTGATGCAATCTGTTGGAGCTAGTGAAAAAGTATTCCATTTAATGGATCTCTTACCTAGCAGCCAATTCACAGAAAGAG GAGTAAAGTTGCAGGGGTTGATGGGGCAAATTGAGTTTCTAAATGTATCTTTTCGCTACCCTTCAAGGCCAACG GTATCTGTGGTGCAACATGTAAACTTTGTGGTCCATCCCAGTGAGGTGGTTGCAATT GTTGGTCTTAGTGGTAGCGGAAAAAGCACACTGGTGAACCTTTTGCTTCGTCTCTATGAGCCGACAAGTGGCCAG ATTTTGGTAGATGGCATTCCTATTAAAGACTTGGACATCATGTGGTGGAGAGGGAGAATAGGATATGTTGGACAG GAACCCAAGCTCTTCCGGATGGATATTAGTTCAAACATCAGATATGGATGTACTCGCGATGTAACACAGGAGGATGTTGAATGGGCTGCAAAGGAGGCCTATGCTCATGATTTCATCACAGCACTTCCTAACGGTTATGAAACAGTTGTCGATGACGATCTATTAAGTGGGGGTCAAAAGCAGCGAATCGCTATTGCTAGAGCCATCCTTCGGGACCCAAAAATAttgatccttgatgaagccaccAGTGCACTGGATGCTGAGAGTGAACATAACGTCAAG GGTGTTCTTCGATCCGTCAGAAGTGACTCTACATCAAGGAGAAGTGTCATAGTCATTGCACACAG GCTTTCCACCATACAAGCCGCTGACAGGATTGTGGTAATGGATGGTGGTCAAGTTATTGAG ATTGGAAGTCATAGAGAACTTCTCCTAAAAGATGGTTTATATGCTCGGTTGACTCGAAAACAGGCAGATGCCATGGCATGA
- the LOC112749958 gene encoding ABC transporter B family member 26, chloroplastic isoform X2 → MQVKIFGIRGCCFGIANMILVKRMRETLYSSLILQDISFFDSETVGDLTSRLGADCQQVSRVIGNDLNLILRNVLQGTGSLIYLVILSWPLGLSTLMICIMLGAVMVHYGRYQKKAARLIQEVTASANDVAQETLSLIRTVRVYGTEEVEHGRYKWWLEKLADISLRQSAAYGFWNLSFNALYHSTQVIAVLFGGMSILAGHITAEKLTKFILYSEWLIYSTWWVGDNISNLMQSVGASEKVFHLMDLLPSSQFTERGVKLQGLMGQIEFLNVSFRYPSRPTVSVVQHVNFVVHPSEVVAIVGLSGSGKSTLVNLLLRLYEPTSGQILVDGIPIKDLDIMWWRGRIGYVGQEPKLFRMDISSNIRYGCTRDVTQEDVEWAAKEAYAHDFITALPNGYETVVDDDLLSGGQKQRIAIARAILRDPKILILDEATSALDAESEHNVKGVLRSVRSDSTSRRSVIVIAHRLSTIQAADRIVVMDGGQVIEIGSHRELLLKDGLYARLTRKQADAMA, encoded by the exons ATGCAGGTCAAAATCTT TGGGATAAGAGGTTGCTGTTTTGGCATTGCAAACATGATTTTG GTTAAGAGAATGAGAGAAACATTATACTCTTCCCTTATTCTTCAG GATATATCATTTTTTGACTCTGAAACAGTTGGTGATTTGACAAGTAGACTCGGGGCAGATTGTCAACAAGTGTCTAGGGTTATTGGAAATGATCTTAACTTGATATTGCGCAATGTTCTTCAG GGGACAGGTTCATTAATCTACTTGGTGATTTTGTCTTGGCCACTTGGTTTAAGTACGTTGATGATATGCATCATGTTAGGAGCAGTTATGGTACATTATGGAAG GTACCAGAAAAAGGCAGCAAGGTTGATCCAAGAAGTCACTGCTTCTGCAAATGAT GTAGCTCAAGAGACCTTGTCTCTCATTCGAACTGTCCGTGTTTATGGAACAGAAGAAGTAGAACATGGAAG GTACAAATGGTGGCTGGAGAAATTAGCTGACATAAGCCTGCGACAAAGTGCTGCATATGGGTTTTGGAATTTAAGCTTCAATGCTCTTTATCATTCAACTCAG GTTATCGCTGTGCTGTTTGGAGGGATGTCTATTCTTGCTGGACATATTACTGCTGAGAAACTTACTAAGTTTATACTATACAGTGAATGGCTAATTTATTCAACCTGGTGGGTGGGAGACAATATTTCCAATTTGATGCAATCTGTTGGAGCTAGTGAAAAAGTATTCCATTTAATGGATCTCTTACCTAGCAGCCAATTCACAGAAAGAG GAGTAAAGTTGCAGGGGTTGATGGGGCAAATTGAGTTTCTAAATGTATCTTTTCGCTACCCTTCAAGGCCAACG GTATCTGTGGTGCAACATGTAAACTTTGTGGTCCATCCCAGTGAGGTGGTTGCAATT GTTGGTCTTAGTGGTAGCGGAAAAAGCACACTGGTGAACCTTTTGCTTCGTCTCTATGAGCCGACAAGTGGCCAG ATTTTGGTAGATGGCATTCCTATTAAAGACTTGGACATCATGTGGTGGAGAGGGAGAATAGGATATGTTGGACAG GAACCCAAGCTCTTCCGGATGGATATTAGTTCAAACATCAGATATGGATGTACTCGCGATGTAACACAGGAGGATGTTGAATGGGCTGCAAAGGAGGCCTATGCTCATGATTTCATCACAGCACTTCCTAACGGTTATGAAACAGTTGTCGATGACGATCTATTAAGTGGGGGTCAAAAGCAGCGAATCGCTATTGCTAGAGCCATCCTTCGGGACCCAAAAATAttgatccttgatgaagccaccAGTGCACTGGATGCTGAGAGTGAACATAACGTCAAG GGTGTTCTTCGATCCGTCAGAAGTGACTCTACATCAAGGAGAAGTGTCATAGTCATTGCACACAG GCTTTCCACCATACAAGCCGCTGACAGGATTGTGGTAATGGATGGTGGTCAAGTTATTGAG ATTGGAAGTCATAGAGAACTTCTCCTAAAAGATGGTTTATATGCTCGGTTGACTCGAAAACAGGCAGATGCCATGGCATGA
- the LOC114925334 gene encoding uncharacterized protein — MVEEYNINYKRLEERGDAYARWCDAIALRHWVLAFDEGHRWGHMTTNLIECINSVLKGARNLPVLALVRATYYRLNELFTWKSAESHERKRAGFTYSVFAQQWIEASMQQAGNIVVHRFDRRNEVFEVRKMTSRKVLVVDLARRTCDCGHFQVERIPCRRVIACCANQRIDWQLYVHDVYKMTEVRKVYRFEFTPLGDAETWPAYEGPTLVANPTLR; from the coding sequence ATGGTGGAGGAGTATAACATCAACTATAAGAGGTTGGAAGAGCGAGGCGATGCATATGCTAGGTGGTGCGATGCTATTGCACTTAGACATTGGGTATTGGCATTCGACGAGGGACATCGATGGGGCCATATGACGACGAACCTTATCGAGTGCATTAACTCAGTGTTGAAGGGTGCCCGTAATCTACCTGTGTTGGCACTAGTCCGAGCAACATATTATCGGTTAAATGAACTTTTTACGTGGAAGAGTGCTGAGAGTCACGAACGCAAACGTGCTGGATTTACCTATTCCGTATTCGCACAACAGTGGATAGAGGCAAGTATGCAACAGGCTGGAAATATAGTTGTGCACCGTTTTGACAGACGGAATGAAGTATTTGAGGTGCGCAAAATGACTAGCAGAAAGGTGTTAGTCGTTGATCTTGCGCGACGTACGTGCGACTGTGGGCACTTTCAGGTGGAACGAATACCATGTCGCCGTGTTATTGCTTGCTGTGCTAACCAGCGAATCGATTGGCAGCTGTATGTGCATGACGTGTACAAGATGACAGAGGTCCGTAAGGTATATAGATTCGAGTTCACACCGTTAGGTGATGCCGAGACATGGCCTGCATATGAGGGACCCACATTGGTTGCTAATCCCACCTTGAGATGA